Proteins encoded within one genomic window of Gasterosteus aculeatus chromosome 18, fGasAcu3.hap1.1, whole genome shotgun sequence:
- the mycn gene encoding N-myc protein, whose protein sequence is MPAIVSKNSHLEFDSLQPCFYPDEDDFYLCGPDSAPPGEDIWKKFELLPTPPLSPSRAALPGDAATASAEADPLGFGLGDPLDWASELLLLPEDDIWGASDDGDLFGSPLDTNPSNIIIQDCMWSGFSAREKLERVVTEKLGKAISTATAGGRSACVKAPEVASRSPVTECVDPTVVFPFPVNKKNGSRDSTGTVNTPTNPGCAPSDSEEEDDDEDDDDDDEEDDEEGEEEDEDDDDEEEEEEEIDVVTVEKRRSTMNKASPMAAGTVTISVHPKSQDARGSGVVSRFVGRAPQELILKRSTVHQQQHNYAAPSPYTSDDDPAPPPKKQRTLDAPRPPARTISSCSSSSSTSCSSFGGASGPRSKRSASGDSSPRGSSDDSEDSERRRNHNILERQRRNDLRSSFLTLRDHVPELAHNEKAAKVLILKKATEYVSSLETEATRLQQEKDRLKARRQQLMRRLEQARTR, encoded by the exons ATGCCGGCGATCGTAAGTAAAAACTCCCATTTGGAGTTTGACTCCTTACAACCGTGTTTCTACCCGGACGAGGACGACTTCTACCTCTGTGGTCCCGACTCCGCGCCACCGGGGGAGGACATCTGGAAGAAATTCGAGTTGTTACCCACTCCGCCCCTCTCCCCGAGCCGGGCCGCGCTACCGGGGGATGCGGCGACTGCCTCCGCGGAAGCAGACCCTCTGGGCTTCGGTCTCGGGGACCCGCTGGACTGGGCATCggagctcctgctgctgcccgagGACGATATATGGGGGGCGTCCGACGACGGGGACCTGTTTGGCTCCCCTTTGGATACTAACCCCAGCAACATCATAATCCAGGACTGTATGTGGAGCGGCTTCTCCGCCAGGGAGAAGCTGGAGCGGGTGGTCACCGAGAAACTGGGCAAGGCTATTTCCACCGCCACCGCGGGCGGCAGGAGCGCGTGCGTCAAAGCACCGGAGGTGGCGAGCCGCAGTCCGGTGACGGAGTGCGTGGACCCCACCGTGGTCTTCCCTTTCCCGGTCAACAAGAAGAACGGCAGCCGAGACTCAACCGGGACCGTTAACACGCCCACAAACCCGGGATGCGCTCCCAGTGACTCCG aagaggaagacgacgacgaagacgacgacgacgacgacgaggaggacgacgaagaaggagaggaggaggatgaggacgatgatgatgaggaggaggaggaggaggagattgaCGTGGTAACGGTGGAGAAAAGGCGCTCCACGATGAACAAGGCGTCCCCCATGGCGGCGGGGACGGTCACCATCTCCGTGCACCCCAAGAGCCAAGACGCGAGGGGGTCCGGCGTGGTGAGCCGGTTCGTCGGCAGAGCCCCCCAGGAGCTGATCCTGAAGAGGAGCACCGTCCACCAGCAGCAACACAACTACGCGGCGCCCTCGCCGTACACTTCGGACGACGACCCCGCCCCGCCGCCGAAGAAGCAAAGGACGTTGGACGCCCCTCGACCCCCGGCCAGGACCATCTCGTCgtgctcctcgtcctcctccacgtcctgcAGCTCGTTCGGCGGCGCGTCGGGGCCGCGCAGCAAGCGCAGCGCCAGCGGGGACAGCAGCCCGCGCGGCAGCTCCGACGACTCGGAGGACAGCGAGCGCCGGCGCAACCACAACATCCTGGAGCGCCAGCGCCGCAACGACCTGCGCTCCAGCTTCCTGACGCTGCGCGACCACGTGCCGGAGCTGGCGCACAACGAGAAGGCGGCCAAGGTGCTGATCCTGAAGAAGGCCACCGAGTACGTGAGCTCGCTGGAGACGGAGGCCACgaggctgcagcaggagaaggacaGGCTCAAGGCCCGCAGGCAGCAGCTGATGCGCAGGCTGGAGCAGGCCAGGACTCGCTAA